Proteins encoded by one window of Thalassoroseus pseudoceratinae:
- a CDS encoding alginate export family protein, translated as MVLRHWLTSVALTLGGGIALHAQVPPAPGPTDSVESPNDSGEFATDEAPAEIDAVTDDVASTSTVDSSALARFPYGARTTPTPPASPTVQPWKVNFFDNDFSYKNKPGAPYFLGENLKDMPLFTLFDDDWTLSIGGELRNRYHDERNRLVPGGPGLSSYNLFRWRQYFDAKAGDHFRLYFEGIDASQFGEELPATPIDVNRWDVQNAFADLKIGSYDDQPIWFRYGRQELLYGAQRLISPLDYSNTRRNFEGFKAFTKLGDWKIDAFTVRPVNSATGNAGVPQFDNASDSPDQSRTFQSVYATYSGVDNNTFDFYWMWLREQDERARPPRFPDGSRQLVGMRWAGKRAMGPGTWSWDNEGGYQFGHDEFDETVQAGFATGILNYTFSDMPWKPKFTGLVWWGSGDEDPNDDYNNTFVPYFPLGHAYWGLIDNLGGPNLLNYSLQASVQPHKKINVLFAYHWFDLASDNDVLYNVAQAPLGRPVGEADIGQEFDILVNYVYNPNFAIQLQYAEFFYGDYVDLTLPRDDARQFFVQTTLRY; from the coding sequence ATGGTTCTCCGACATTGGTTGACGAGCGTTGCGTTGACGCTCGGTGGCGGAATTGCACTCCACGCCCAGGTTCCGCCAGCACCGGGCCCGACGGACTCTGTAGAGTCCCCTAATGACAGTGGCGAATTCGCCACGGACGAAGCTCCGGCAGAGATCGATGCGGTCACTGACGACGTGGCTTCCACATCAACGGTCGACTCATCAGCGTTGGCTAGATTCCCGTATGGTGCCCGAACGACACCGACGCCTCCTGCGTCTCCGACCGTCCAACCGTGGAAAGTCAACTTCTTCGACAACGACTTCAGCTACAAGAACAAACCAGGGGCTCCGTATTTCCTGGGCGAAAATTTGAAGGACATGCCGCTCTTCACTTTGTTCGATGACGATTGGACACTCTCGATCGGGGGCGAACTCCGCAACCGTTATCACGACGAACGGAATCGGCTGGTGCCAGGCGGTCCCGGTCTGAGTTCATACAACCTATTCCGTTGGCGTCAATACTTCGATGCCAAGGCAGGCGATCATTTCCGGCTCTATTTCGAGGGGATTGATGCGTCGCAGTTCGGCGAAGAGCTACCCGCCACACCAATCGACGTGAACCGCTGGGATGTCCAAAATGCGTTCGCCGACCTCAAGATCGGTTCCTACGACGACCAACCCATTTGGTTCCGCTATGGACGCCAGGAACTGCTGTACGGTGCTCAGCGGTTGATCTCACCGTTGGACTACTCCAATACGCGTCGAAATTTCGAGGGCTTCAAAGCCTTCACGAAACTCGGGGACTGGAAGATCGATGCGTTCACAGTTCGCCCCGTGAACTCCGCAACCGGCAATGCAGGCGTGCCACAATTTGACAACGCCAGTGACTCACCAGACCAAAGCCGAACCTTCCAATCTGTCTATGCGACGTACTCGGGTGTGGACAACAACACGTTTGATTTCTACTGGATGTGGCTCCGTGAACAAGACGAACGAGCCCGTCCGCCGCGATTCCCAGACGGGAGTCGACAATTGGTCGGGATGCGTTGGGCTGGCAAACGTGCAATGGGACCAGGAACGTGGTCTTGGGACAATGAAGGTGGCTATCAATTCGGTCATGATGAGTTCGACGAAACGGTTCAAGCAGGTTTCGCCACCGGGATCTTGAACTACACCTTCAGCGACATGCCCTGGAAACCGAAGTTCACCGGGCTGGTTTGGTGGGGCTCCGGTGATGAAGATCCCAATGATGACTACAACAACACGTTCGTCCCCTATTTCCCGCTCGGCCACGCCTATTGGGGATTGATCGACAACCTCGGTGGCCCCAACTTATTAAACTATAGTCTGCAAGCTTCGGTTCAGCCTCATAAGAAGATCAATGTCCTCTTCGCGTACCATTGGTTCGACCTCGCCAGTGACAACGATGTCCTCTACAACGTCGCTCAAGCACCACTCGGTCGCCCCGTCGGCGAGGCGGATATCGGGCAGGAGTTCGACATCCTGGTGAACTATGTCTACAACCCGAATTTTGCGATCCAACTCCAATACGCAGAGTTCTTCTATGGTGACTACGTCGACCTGACCCTTCCACGCGATGACGCAAGACAGTTCTTCGTGCAAACGACGTTACGATATTAG
- a CDS encoding DUF4198 domain-containing protein, with translation MKIPFHNMFPAMAVLAGLLAGCGGGDLPSLAPVAGKVTFNGKPLSGARVTFEPEEGRPSYGMTDANGEFTVEYKPDVPGAKIGSHTVRIRTGIADPDDSEAPPPQETIPARYNQNSNLKEEVKDEENTFEFTLESGGPLPTNDPDAARRGPGSDA, from the coding sequence GTGAAAATCCCGTTTCACAACATGTTCCCTGCGATGGCTGTCCTCGCGGGACTTCTCGCAGGATGTGGCGGCGGAGATCTCCCTTCGCTCGCTCCGGTCGCCGGAAAAGTCACGTTTAACGGAAAACCGCTGAGTGGAGCTCGTGTGACGTTCGAACCCGAGGAAGGCCGACCGTCATATGGGATGACGGACGCCAACGGAGAGTTCACCGTCGAGTACAAGCCCGATGTCCCGGGTGCTAAAATCGGCTCGCACACCGTGCGAATCCGAACCGGAATTGCCGATCCGGATGATTCAGAAGCCCCGCCTCCTCAAGAGACCATTCCTGCTCGATACAACCAAAACAGCAATCTCAAAGAGGAAGTCAAAGATGAAGAAAACACCTTTGAATTTACCTTGGAAAGCGGAGGTCCACTTCCAACCAACGATCCTGATGCTGCTCGTCGTGGTCCTGGCTCAGACGCGTAA
- a CDS encoding ArnT family glycosyltransferase produces MKIGQRKISGDQGLWLVIAVAVAVRVIYFLSFQKSALAGFVDLDHRYYLEWAQRIADGEWLGSEVFEQAPLYPYLVGSFFRVFGEQLDWLIAIQHVAGVLTAVLIYLSGCRLFSRPVAIGGGLLVAVFGPLVFYEGLVMKSFLSPLLTTLTLYAGLRFREHFKTPWLIVAGLAIGLACVVRENHILLSLPIAWEVWLHRRESQRFIRHGLILCASIAVCLIPSAVRNWSVAGEFVVVTAGGGEVFYMAHGPDAEPFYHAPDFVKPNPFTEHEDFRREAERRTRRELTRGESSRYWFRQGLSYAVQHPFREVALSIQKLNVLLHDFEVNDSGNYRVAARLIPVLRWLPTFGWISALGLLGMVVSLRDCRRYGLPLLIVAAHVLSVILTYNFGRFRLGLVPIWCLFSVSGVAWLYHFWRTKSSRNRMTATMVTLVVLLATLLFFQIPLGSSRLTYAVDDELLLAKLALREKDIDAAEQYFLQALEEMKDYQADNRSRVDGDQVALLALKVGDQLLNLEHVDQAVRFYEVAKDQPNDRSHRHALLQQLMRTLLASSRKGHPLESSVAIDRLLAEVLAELRKVEPTQIAYWALSAHWPNHESELDQIRERLEKLWARSNQQSPGIRATYLMGQAFLFEKSGETELARRAARVALDEVSDHPAKVELLEILNQTD; encoded by the coding sequence ATGAAGATCGGCCAACGCAAAATCTCAGGGGATCAAGGATTGTGGCTCGTCATTGCAGTGGCGGTCGCAGTGCGTGTGATCTATTTCCTGAGTTTTCAAAAGTCCGCGTTAGCCGGTTTTGTTGACTTAGATCATCGCTACTACCTCGAATGGGCCCAGCGAATAGCGGACGGTGAATGGCTTGGCTCGGAAGTCTTTGAACAGGCCCCGTTATATCCGTATCTCGTTGGCTCGTTTTTCCGGGTGTTCGGCGAGCAATTAGACTGGCTAATAGCAATTCAGCACGTCGCCGGAGTCTTAACCGCCGTTCTAATCTATCTCAGCGGGTGCCGACTTTTCTCACGACCTGTCGCGATTGGTGGTGGCTTGCTTGTTGCAGTTTTCGGACCTCTCGTCTTCTATGAGGGTCTTGTGATGAAATCGTTTCTTAGCCCGCTGCTGACAACTCTTACCTTGTACGCAGGTCTAAGATTTCGAGAACATTTTAAAACACCTTGGCTGATTGTGGCCGGCCTAGCGATTGGTTTGGCTTGTGTCGTGCGAGAGAATCACATTTTGCTGTCGCTCCCAATCGCGTGGGAAGTTTGGCTGCATCGACGAGAATCCCAACGGTTCATAAGGCATGGGTTGATTTTGTGCGCGTCAATTGCGGTTTGCCTAATTCCATCGGCCGTTCGCAACTGGTCCGTTGCTGGTGAATTTGTTGTCGTCACGGCGGGTGGCGGAGAGGTCTTTTACATGGCCCACGGTCCCGACGCGGAACCGTTTTATCATGCTCCGGATTTCGTCAAACCCAACCCGTTCACAGAGCACGAAGACTTCCGTCGCGAGGCGGAACGTCGTACGAGACGAGAGCTGACACGTGGAGAAAGCTCGCGGTATTGGTTCCGGCAAGGGCTATCGTATGCGGTCCAACATCCGTTCCGCGAGGTGGCACTTTCAATCCAAAAACTGAATGTGCTTTTGCATGATTTCGAAGTCAATGATAGTGGAAACTATCGAGTCGCGGCACGTCTGATTCCGGTCCTTCGTTGGTTGCCAACGTTTGGATGGATCAGTGCATTGGGCTTGCTCGGTATGGTCGTCAGCCTTCGGGATTGTCGGCGATATGGATTGCCTTTATTGATCGTTGCAGCCCACGTTTTATCCGTCATTTTGACTTACAACTTCGGACGGTTTCGCTTGGGTTTGGTCCCGATTTGGTGTCTGTTTAGCGTCTCCGGTGTGGCTTGGCTCTATCATTTCTGGCGAACGAAATCGTCCAGAAATCGGATGACAGCAACGATGGTGACACTAGTCGTTTTGTTGGCCACACTACTCTTCTTTCAAATACCGCTTGGGTCGAGCCGTCTGACCTATGCAGTCGATGACGAATTGTTGCTCGCCAAGTTAGCCCTGCGTGAAAAGGACATCGACGCCGCGGAACAGTACTTCCTTCAAGCATTAGAGGAAATGAAGGACTACCAAGCGGACAATCGTAGCCGGGTTGATGGAGACCAAGTCGCTTTACTCGCGTTGAAAGTCGGCGATCAGTTGTTGAATTTAGAACACGTTGATCAGGCTGTTCGGTTTTATGAAGTGGCGAAGGATCAGCCGAACGATCGCAGTCATCGTCATGCCCTGTTGCAACAGTTGATGCGAACTCTTCTCGCGAGTTCCCGCAAGGGGCATCCGCTCGAATCTTCCGTCGCAATCGACAGACTACTAGCAGAAGTGCTCGCGGAACTCCGAAAGGTTGAGCCAACGCAGATCGCGTATTGGGCGTTAAGCGCCCATTGGCCGAATCATGAGTCGGAATTGGACCAGATTCGCGAGCGACTGGAAAAACTCTGGGCTCGATCGAATCAACAGTCGCCGGGCATTCGAGCTACATATCTCATGGGGCAAGCGTTTTTGTTTGAGAAGTCCGGCGAAACGGAATTAGCTCGACGAGCCGCCCGTGTCGCCCTTGACGAAGTTTCCGACCACCCTGCCAAAGTCGAACTGCTGGAAATTCTCAACCAAACCGACTAA
- a CDS encoding DUF1559 domain-containing protein, with the protein MHQVVGKKRGFTLIELLVVIAIIAILIALLLPAVQQAREAARRTQCKNNLKQIGVATHNYHDTYKSFPSGWIQSRTSGTLEPGWGWGALILPFIEQGNLHEQMGVSTVDFDLVDGTDDGTASPTPETETVLDAYRCPSDTGGELNSNRGGHAVSNYIGVYGSCCRDNLNAGNGMFWSNSSVRMRDVEDGTTQTFMIGEINRDEPERRGGIWAGYYTNGKYGGVVWQTDNTAADVINGTSNFTFSSKHPGGAHFLAADGSTHFVSENIDGVMYERLGNRKDGQVVEFP; encoded by the coding sequence ATGCACCAAGTTGTGGGTAAAAAACGCGGATTCACGCTGATCGAGCTATTGGTCGTCATTGCGATCATCGCTATTCTGATCGCATTACTATTGCCAGCTGTTCAACAGGCTCGGGAAGCAGCCCGGCGAACTCAGTGCAAGAATAATCTGAAGCAAATTGGTGTCGCGACACACAATTACCACGATACCTACAAGAGCTTTCCGTCAGGGTGGATTCAGTCACGAACATCGGGAACGCTGGAGCCTGGCTGGGGTTGGGGAGCGTTAATCTTGCCATTCATTGAGCAAGGTAACCTGCACGAGCAAATGGGAGTGTCAACGGTTGATTTCGACCTTGTGGACGGCACCGATGATGGAACGGCCAGCCCTACACCGGAGACGGAAACAGTCTTAGACGCCTATCGTTGCCCTTCCGATACCGGTGGCGAGCTCAACAGCAACCGAGGTGGACATGCTGTTTCCAATTACATCGGTGTCTATGGGAGCTGCTGTCGGGACAATTTGAACGCTGGCAACGGTATGTTTTGGTCCAACAGTTCGGTTCGGATGCGGGATGTCGAAGACGGTACCACCCAAACCTTCATGATTGGCGAAATCAACAGAGACGAGCCTGAACGACGCGGTGGTATTTGGGCCGGATACTACACCAATGGAAAGTATGGTGGGGTTGTTTGGCAAACTGATAACACTGCTGCCGACGTCATCAATGGCACCAGTAACTTCACTTTCAGCAGTAAGCATCCGGGCGGGGCTCACTTCCTTGCCGCTGATGGCTCGACGCATTTTGTCAGCGAGAACATTGATGGTGTGATGTACGAGCGACTGGGCAACCGCAAAGACGGCCAAGTTGTTGAGTTTCCGTAG
- a CDS encoding DUF1501 domain-containing protein, giving the protein MDRRSFLKKSSVISAAALAGRSVLAAPEATKFPKGKAEHVIFLWLGGGMAQIDTFDPKRRGNSKASPKIAGSEYDTIDTVVPGVKFCEHLHRTAKLADRLTVMRTINHHLIDEHAFGTNFVHTGRAISGSITYPSLGSIIGHVAGPVNPNVPAYMLIGYPNVSRGPGFLGAKSGFVYLVDTESGPAGFSRPEDVTPDRVARRRHLLEPLTTRVPQDSVIAQYRAAQAEAMRLAGPDFMQHFRLDDESSELRNSYGGEFGQRCLLARRLVQAGVRFIEVSHNLNFINGTGWDTHNEGQQNQHLLIKELDIALSALITDLEQQGILDKTLIALGTEFGRPASYDGRGGRGHQGTCFSLLLAGGGLNHQGAYGVTDELSKKIVENPVSVPDYHATIHAALGIDPSQELYAGSRPVPITDGGQPVKKLFS; this is encoded by the coding sequence ATGGATCGACGAAGTTTTCTCAAGAAGTCCAGCGTCATTTCTGCGGCGGCGCTCGCCGGTCGTTCAGTACTAGCTGCACCGGAGGCCACGAAGTTCCCCAAAGGGAAGGCGGAACACGTCATCTTCCTATGGCTCGGCGGTGGCATGGCACAAATCGACACGTTCGATCCCAAGCGACGTGGCAACTCGAAAGCATCTCCCAAAATCGCAGGATCAGAATATGACACGATCGATACCGTCGTGCCAGGCGTGAAGTTCTGCGAACATCTCCATCGCACCGCAAAGCTAGCGGATCGGTTGACCGTTATGCGGACGATCAATCACCATTTGATTGATGAACACGCATTTGGCACGAACTTCGTCCATACGGGGCGTGCAATCAGCGGCAGTATTACGTACCCATCGCTGGGATCGATCATCGGGCACGTCGCTGGGCCGGTGAACCCGAATGTGCCAGCCTATATGCTGATTGGTTATCCGAATGTGAGTCGTGGGCCAGGTTTCCTTGGTGCGAAGAGCGGTTTCGTGTATCTCGTCGACACGGAAAGTGGCCCCGCCGGTTTCTCGCGACCTGAAGACGTGACACCGGATCGTGTCGCACGTCGCCGCCATCTGCTTGAGCCCCTGACGACACGCGTCCCCCAAGACTCGGTCATCGCACAGTACCGAGCTGCACAAGCCGAAGCAATGCGACTCGCCGGACCGGACTTCATGCAGCACTTCCGTTTGGACGACGAATCATCCGAATTGCGAAACTCCTACGGAGGTGAGTTCGGGCAGCGATGTTTGTTAGCGCGCCGACTGGTGCAAGCCGGCGTTCGATTTATCGAAGTCTCTCATAACTTGAATTTCATCAACGGCACTGGCTGGGATACGCATAACGAAGGGCAACAAAACCAACATTTGCTCATCAAAGAACTGGACATTGCGTTGTCCGCTCTCATCACCGATCTCGAACAGCAAGGCATTCTTGACAAAACTCTAATCGCATTGGGCACGGAATTCGGTCGTCCCGCAAGTTATGACGGCCGCGGCGGACGTGGACACCAAGGAACTTGTTTCAGTCTGCTGCTGGCAGGGGGAGGTCTCAATCATCAGGGGGCGTACGGAGTCACGGATGAATTGAGCAAAAAAATCGTTGAGAACCCCGTCTCTGTTCCCGACTATCACGCAACTATTCATGCGGCCCTCGGTATTGATCCGTCACAGGAACTCTATGCCGGCTCACGCCCTGTACCTATCACCGACGGTGGCCAACCCGTGAAAAAGTTGTTTTCGTAA
- a CDS encoding TMEM175 family protein, translated as MLDRVNAMSDGVVAIALTLLVLSIEVPQSHDFTNGGLIAYLVKVEYQLTVYLVSFVLIGCYWVLQNVMFHYFRHGTRVLTWLNLLFLFLLTLLPLTTQLIGTYRDEPLVMVVYGAVSIACSLSLALIWWYSNHIGMVVWPKIDPTVERTFMRRILYGACLSLVAVGVSFLNVRMSHFVFLSMPLLYLSDRQVDRHWSELVAANNGEVDGIDD; from the coding sequence ATGCTCGATCGTGTCAATGCGATGAGTGACGGTGTCGTTGCAATTGCTCTAACACTATTGGTGTTGAGCATTGAAGTTCCCCAATCGCACGACTTTACGAACGGTGGGCTAATCGCTTATCTCGTTAAAGTCGAATATCAACTCACCGTGTATCTTGTCAGTTTCGTTCTGATCGGATGTTACTGGGTTCTTCAGAACGTCATGTTTCATTACTTCCGACATGGCACGCGTGTGTTGACGTGGTTGAACCTTCTGTTTTTGTTTCTACTGACACTGTTGCCGCTAACAACACAGTTAATAGGCACCTACCGGGACGAGCCGCTGGTCATGGTTGTATACGGTGCAGTGAGTATTGCTTGCAGCCTATCACTCGCTCTGATTTGGTGGTATTCCAACCATATCGGGATGGTTGTCTGGCCAAAGATCGATCCCACCGTCGAACGAACGTTTATGCGTCGAATCCTATACGGAGCCTGTCTTAGTCTCGTTGCCGTTGGCGTTTCATTTCTAAACGTTCGAATGTCCCATTTCGTCTTCCTGTCGATGCCGCTGCTATATCTTTCCGATCGGCAGGTTGACCGCCATTGGTCCGAACTTGTAGCGGCTAACAATGGTGAAGTCGATGGTATTGATGATTAG
- a CDS encoding DUF1553 domain-containing protein encodes MKILTRFTPVVFLIVLTSPSWSLCVDAAEPILQWRFDGTSQPGAWAGKFGTPSDGPRPPRYPEFHEDNIATQFVGHEGWIVVKDHERGGFTNIRFGKGDTFAFETWLKVKSIRKGRIVYLMGKGRHGSLSEKLGVNNQNYAVRLQGTDAGAQIGLLFTTKEPKSGAVEWHRWWSGPKVPLTGWHHIALSFTFGQSGSLQAFIDGQPVAGTWDLGGATDLPPIQDAADLIIGTGYQRDESQSFQGWMDNIAIYRKPFQAEEISKRYVFVPPPPPVTREMIPPGKVLVQISEDGVPASNNWPEEPQVTESYEEHVFGLFEVPHKYVSTGVRGDRANPSHLRASAIVELPAGKHRLLLRGRGPCRLTIDGKQLLKTGARPGDGAGHDLLSKQDNYLDLGPTFRFAPPGNRESWCDFETDGGEHFVILETILGGVTGGSRFRPELGETVVAVSLEGSESWSLMSPGDRHVDYTDAGWAAYESERREWLAKVNAKARSKCRDANSEYWNKRRQEAAKWLAETEDVEIPSLPEGYPAHNAIDHFIAQRIDVAAKASRQSQASGVSYFREIRPLLEARCYSCHQGEKAQGGLRIDNHVSMLEGGDAYGPSIVPGHPDQSALIARIAASDESEVMPPKGDRLSAKEVDLLKRWIEGGAVWPQFDVTNFEPTPLADDLKFLRRVTLDTVGVTPTEAEIQAFMNDDPASRRENVIERLLKDPRWADHWMGYWLDVLAENPNMINPTLNNTGPFRWWLYESMLDNKPADLFVTELIRMEGSERFGGPAGFATATQNDLPMAAKGIIVSSAFLGVQMKCARCHDAPSHVSLQKDLLELAASLKQKTVKLPKSSSVPAGRLDHGGRKPLIEVTLAPGAEVKPAWPFERYCDESIADVLAEKPESPRDRLATLITAPQNERFAQVMVNRIWQRLMGRGLVENVDDWERGEPSHPELLRWLGRQFVASGYDVKAISRLILSSHAYQRATDVTLAETSPLYVAPAPRRLTAEQIVDSVFHATGTPFDLEEVSLDIDSVRAVRNAISMGKPRRSWMLASTSNERDRPSLSLPRITAVTSVLEAFGWRGARQDPRSLRETEPDVLQPAIFANGVMSIWLTRLSDRHGLTQLALEDQPVEELVDRVFLRLLTRQPTTAERERYIRVLSEGYESRVIPESERALPKPEKREPVRYVSWSNHVDGPANALALEKEADARRGDPPTNALNEDWRLRMEDFVWAVLNAPEWVYTP; translated from the coding sequence ATGAAGATACTCACACGTTTTACACCGGTTGTATTTCTGATTGTGTTGACGAGCCCGTCCTGGAGTTTGTGCGTAGACGCCGCTGAACCGATCTTGCAGTGGCGGTTTGATGGAACATCGCAGCCCGGTGCTTGGGCAGGGAAGTTTGGCACCCCGTCCGACGGTCCGCGACCACCACGCTACCCGGAATTCCATGAAGACAACATCGCGACCCAGTTCGTTGGGCATGAAGGATGGATTGTCGTCAAAGATCACGAACGTGGCGGCTTTACGAACATCCGGTTTGGCAAGGGAGACACCTTCGCCTTTGAGACTTGGTTGAAAGTCAAATCGATCCGCAAAGGTCGCATCGTCTACTTGATGGGCAAAGGTCGGCATGGCAGTCTCAGTGAGAAACTGGGTGTTAACAATCAGAATTACGCGGTTCGATTGCAGGGAACAGACGCTGGAGCCCAAATTGGGTTGCTCTTTACAACCAAGGAACCCAAGTCTGGGGCGGTTGAATGGCATCGATGGTGGAGTGGACCGAAGGTTCCGCTCACCGGTTGGCATCACATCGCATTGAGTTTTACCTTCGGTCAAAGTGGCAGTTTACAGGCCTTTATTGATGGTCAACCAGTTGCTGGAACCTGGGACTTGGGCGGTGCCACGGACTTGCCACCGATTCAGGACGCCGCTGATCTCATCATTGGAACGGGGTATCAACGGGACGAGTCACAGTCGTTTCAAGGTTGGATGGACAACATTGCGATCTATCGCAAACCATTCCAGGCCGAAGAAATCTCAAAACGATATGTTTTCGTTCCGCCGCCACCGCCCGTCACACGGGAAATGATTCCGCCGGGGAAAGTCCTTGTGCAAATCAGCGAGGACGGCGTTCCCGCCTCTAACAATTGGCCGGAAGAGCCGCAGGTCACGGAATCCTACGAAGAACATGTCTTTGGTTTGTTCGAAGTTCCGCATAAGTATGTTTCGACCGGTGTGCGTGGTGACCGGGCGAATCCCTCTCACCTTCGGGCGTCGGCGATTGTGGAACTCCCAGCGGGCAAGCATCGACTTTTGCTGCGAGGTCGTGGACCGTGTCGTTTGACAATCGATGGTAAACAATTGCTAAAAACAGGGGCGCGTCCAGGCGACGGAGCCGGCCACGATTTGCTTTCGAAACAAGACAACTATCTTGATCTCGGCCCGACGTTCCGCTTCGCACCACCTGGCAACCGCGAGTCTTGGTGTGACTTCGAGACGGATGGCGGTGAGCATTTTGTGATTCTTGAAACCATCCTTGGCGGCGTGACCGGCGGCAGTCGGTTCCGGCCAGAACTCGGCGAGACCGTGGTGGCGGTTTCGTTGGAAGGAAGTGAGTCCTGGTCATTGATGTCTCCTGGTGACCGGCACGTCGACTACACAGATGCGGGATGGGCTGCCTACGAATCCGAACGGCGAGAGTGGCTCGCGAAAGTCAACGCAAAGGCCCGTTCAAAATGCCGAGATGCCAACAGCGAGTATTGGAACAAACGTCGTCAGGAGGCTGCGAAATGGTTGGCCGAAACCGAGGATGTCGAAATTCCGTCACTCCCCGAAGGCTATCCCGCACATAATGCCATCGACCATTTCATTGCCCAGCGAATTGACGTCGCGGCGAAGGCGTCGCGTCAGAGTCAAGCAAGCGGTGTTTCATACTTCCGAGAAATCCGTCCCTTGCTAGAGGCACGCTGCTACTCCTGCCATCAAGGTGAAAAAGCGCAAGGCGGCTTGCGGATCGACAATCATGTTTCAATGCTCGAAGGTGGTGATGCCTACGGACCATCGATTGTCCCTGGACATCCCGACCAGAGTGCGCTCATCGCTCGGATCGCAGCGTCGGATGAATCCGAAGTGATGCCGCCCAAAGGGGACCGGCTGTCCGCGAAAGAAGTCGACCTACTGAAACGTTGGATCGAAGGCGGGGCGGTTTGGCCACAGTTCGATGTAACCAACTTCGAACCGACACCCCTCGCCGACGACCTAAAATTCCTCCGACGAGTCACGCTCGACACTGTAGGCGTCACACCGACTGAGGCGGAAATCCAAGCGTTCATGAATGACGATCCGGCTAGTCGCCGCGAAAACGTGATTGAACGCTTGCTGAAGGATCCGCGGTGGGCGGATCACTGGATGGGTTATTGGCTTGATGTCTTGGCCGAAAATCCGAACATGATCAATCCTACTCTCAACAACACTGGCCCGTTCCGCTGGTGGTTGTACGAGTCCATGCTCGACAACAAGCCCGCGGATTTGTTCGTCACTGAGCTGATCCGGATGGAAGGCAGCGAGCGGTTCGGCGGTCCCGCCGGTTTTGCGACTGCGACACAAAACGACCTTCCCATGGCGGCGAAAGGGATCATCGTCAGTTCGGCATTTCTGGGGGTGCAAATGAAGTGTGCCCGCTGCCACGATGCCCCATCACATGTTTCTTTGCAGAAGGATTTGCTTGAGCTGGCTGCGTCGTTGAAACAGAAGACGGTCAAGCTCCCCAAGTCAAGTAGTGTCCCAGCGGGGCGGCTCGATCACGGTGGGCGAAAACCGCTGATTGAAGTCACCTTGGCACCGGGGGCGGAAGTGAAACCGGCATGGCCGTTCGAGCGATATTGTGACGAATCCATCGCCGATGTCCTCGCCGAAAAACCGGAGAGCCCTCGCGATCGCTTAGCAACCTTGATCACTGCGCCGCAGAACGAGCGATTTGCTCAGGTCATGGTCAATCGAATTTGGCAACGGTTGATGGGGCGAGGATTGGTTGAAAATGTCGACGATTGGGAACGCGGCGAACCATCGCATCCAGAACTATTGCGATGGCTCGGCCGGCAATTCGTGGCCTCTGGCTACGATGTCAAAGCGATCAGCCGACTGATTCTCAGTTCGCATGCCTATCAGCGGGCAACAGATGTCACACTCGCAGAGACGAGTCCACTTTACGTCGCTCCCGCACCACGACGACTCACCGCCGAGCAAATCGTGGATTCTGTATTCCACGCGACCGGCACACCGTTTGATTTGGAAGAAGTGAGCTTGGATATCGATAGCGTTCGCGCCGTCCGGAACGCCATCTCAATGGGCAAACCACGTCGATCTTGGATGTTGGCATCGACGTCGAATGAGCGTGACCGTCCAAGTTTGTCACTCCCCCGAATTACGGCTGTCACAAGCGTTCTGGAGGCATTTGGTTGGCGGGGAGCGCGACAGGATCCCCGGAGTCTTCGCGAAACCGAACCGGACGTGTTACAACCGGCGATCTTCGCCAACGGCGTTATGAGCATCTGGTTGACACGTTTGAGTGATCGTCACGGACTCACTCAGCTTGCATTGGAGGATCAACCCGTTGAAGAACTCGTGGACCGCGTGTTCCTTCGACTACTGACGCGTCAACCAACCACTGCCGAGAGAGAACGCTACATTCGTGTGCTTTCCGAAGGTTACGAGTCCCGTGTGATACCGGAATCCGAACGTGCCCTACCGAAACCGGAGAAACGTGAACCAGTTCGTTATGTCAGTTGGTCCAACCATGTTGATGGGCCGGCGAACGCGTTGGCATTGGAGAAGGAAGCTGACGCACGCCGCGGTGATCCCCCTACCAATGCGTTGAATGAAGATTGGCGACTGCGAATGGAAGACTTCGTATGGGCCGTTCTCAACGCGCCCGAATGGGTCTATACACCTTAA